From Weissella diestrammenae, a single genomic window includes:
- a CDS encoding YbbR-like domain-containing protein, protein MFKKIDKIIYIVFSFILALLLAFYVDSTVPSKTSKVQNDTSGTTKNLLGIGLQKTETMTMPIQLSGIDTNEYIVIGVPETMGIKLTGPTAMVTTTMNTKNFQIYANLKGLSDGEHYITLKVSGLNKDLTYKLDQTKLKVSIYKRATKNFTVTPTFNKEAVAEGYEAGDATSSVTSAQVIGSRNAVVLVDRVVANVQLNRDTKDSVTKKVTLQALDINGNAVDVTISPAEATVKIPIKAGNGSKQVPLKISTKNGDASKFTVTANINEVTVAGKMDALEKLKSVSVTADLSNVTAVTEETVTIASPDGASTITPGTVVITITPKNPS, encoded by the coding sequence ATGTTTAAAAAAATCGATAAAATTATCTACATTGTTTTTTCATTCATCTTAGCCCTTCTTTTGGCTTTTTACGTTGATAGTACAGTACCAAGTAAGACATCAAAGGTGCAAAATGATACAAGTGGAACAACCAAAAATTTGTTAGGTATTGGCTTGCAAAAGACCGAAACAATGACCATGCCAATTCAATTGAGTGGTATTGATACGAATGAGTACATTGTGATTGGTGTGCCTGAAACAATGGGCATTAAATTAACCGGTCCGACCGCGATGGTGACGACAACAATGAATACGAAAAATTTTCAAATCTATGCCAATTTGAAAGGTTTATCGGATGGTGAGCACTATATCACCTTGAAGGTAAGTGGGTTGAATAAGGATTTAACCTACAAATTAGATCAGACCAAACTTAAAGTTTCGATTTATAAGCGGGCGACGAAAAACTTCACGGTGACACCAACCTTTAATAAAGAAGCGGTTGCTGAAGGCTATGAAGCTGGTGATGCTACATCAAGTGTCACTAGTGCCCAAGTCATTGGGTCTCGAAATGCAGTGGTGCTCGTTGATCGGGTGGTGGCTAATGTGCAATTAAACCGAGATACAAAGGATTCTGTGACTAAAAAGGTCACTTTGCAGGCGTTAGATATCAATGGTAATGCGGTGGACGTAACGATTTCACCAGCTGAAGCAACGGTCAAAATTCCAATCAAAGCTGGTAATGGCAGCAAACAAGTCCCATTAAAAATTAGTACGAAGAATGGTGACGCAAGTAAATTCACCGTTACTGCTAACATCAATGAAGTGACAGTTGCAGGTAAGATGGACGCATTGGAAAAACTCAAGTCAGTTTCTGTCACAGCAGATTTGTCAAATGTGACGGCCGTCACTGAAGAAACTGTCACAATTGCTAGTCCTGATGGTGCATCGACGATTACACCTGGTACAGTAGTGATAACAATTACCCCAAAGAATCCCAGTTGA